In Calothrix sp. PCC 7507, one DNA window encodes the following:
- a CDS encoding thiol-disulfide oxidoreductase DCC family protein codes for MNYYVIYDGNCNLCVTLVQLLENLDQGKLFRYYPMQDEQKLKQWGITPLDCEQGMILINGNAPERRWQGSNAAEEIGRLLPVGSIFVDAYRALPGMKWVGDKFYAQIRDHRYTLFGERSSTYQSAYCADGSCKVDNQI; via the coding sequence ATGAATTACTACGTAATCTATGACGGTAATTGTAATCTTTGCGTCACCCTGGTGCAATTACTAGAAAATCTAGATCAGGGTAAACTATTTCGTTATTACCCCATGCAAGATGAACAGAAACTTAAACAATGGGGTATCACACCCCTAGATTGCGAACAAGGAATGATATTGATTAATGGTAATGCACCGGAAAGACGCTGGCAAGGCAGTAATGCAGCCGAAGAAATTGGGCGATTATTACCAGTGGGCAGTATATTTGTAGACGCTTATCGAGCATTACCGGGGATGAAATGGGTAGGCGACAAATTTTACGCCCAAATCCGTGATCATCGTTACACACTCTTTGGTGAGCGTTCCAGTACCTATCAATCAGCATACTGTGCTGACGGTAGCTGCAAGGTAGATAATCAAATATAG
- a CDS encoding peptidylprolyl isomerase: MIELKGHVIYPDEIIAYLKKTMQIKEICNNILYQKIIEKAVLEKGITLTPEEIQTEADRLRYEHRLVKASDTLAWLTDQLIISDDWEAGIRDSLESKKLSEALFTKDVEKYFLENQLDYDQISLYQIVVTNIQLAQEICYQIEEGELSFYEAAHLYDIDEKRRINCGYEGKFYRWSLNPDIAAVVFSSKPGDVLGPMMIDKASYILMIEEFIPAELTPERHQEILHKMFKEWLAAELNYFLHA, encoded by the coding sequence ATGATTGAATTAAAAGGACATGTTATTTATCCAGATGAGATTATCGCTTATCTCAAAAAGACTATGCAGATTAAAGAAATATGCAACAATATTTTATATCAAAAAATTATAGAAAAAGCTGTTCTAGAAAAAGGCATAACACTCACACCAGAAGAAATTCAAACTGAAGCCGATAGACTACGTTATGAGCATCGTTTAGTCAAAGCCAGCGATACTCTAGCATGGCTCACAGATCAGTTGATTATTTCAGATGATTGGGAAGCAGGAATTAGAGATAGTTTGGAGAGTAAAAAATTATCAGAGGCTTTATTTACTAAAGATGTCGAAAAATATTTTCTAGAAAATCAGCTTGACTACGACCAAATCTCACTATATCAAATAGTTGTCACAAATATACAATTAGCTCAAGAGATATGCTATCAAATTGAAGAAGGAGAACTCAGCTTTTATGAGGCTGCTCACCTTTATGATATTGATGAAAAACGTCGCATTAACTGTGGTTATGAGGGCAAGTTTTACCGCTGGAGTTTAAACCCAGATATAGCGGCAGTCGTCTTTAGCTCCAAACCAGGAGATGTTCTCGGCCCAATGATGATAGATAAAGCAAGTTATATTCTCATGATAGAAGAGTTTATTCCTGCTGAATTAACACCTGAAAGGCATCAAGAAATTTTACATAAAATGTTTAAAGAATGGCTAGCTGCAGAGCTAAATTATTTTCTTCATGCTTAA
- the nblS gene encoding two-component system sensor histidine kinase NblS: MLAPLKTIREAIANWWSDFTLQTKLLAVATLVVSLVMSGLTFWAVNTIQQDARMNDTRFGRDLGLLLAANVAPLVADKNFTEVSLFSQRFYSSTSSVRYMLYANETGEIFLGIPFLDQEVENSLTIERRIQLPEDYPGDGEKPMVRQHMTPDGAVTDVFVPLIVDKKYLGVLAIGINPNQTAVISTNFTRDVTIAVFITIWVMVILAGVINALTITKPIKELLVGVKEIATGNFKQRIDLPLGGELGELILSFNDMAERLESYEEQNIEELTAEKAKLETLVSTIADGAVLIDNNMQVILVNPTARRIFAWEGVDVVGSSVLYHLPPAVQMEITRPLYEMAAGECDSAEFRIYLNQPTQRTVRILLTTVLNLQRESIKGIAITVQDITREVELNEAKSQFISNVSHELRTPLFNIKSFIETLHDYGEELSIEERQEFLQTVNYETDRLTRLVNDVLDLSKLESGRNYNFDGVDLAQAIEQTLRTYQLNAKDKGIELIQEVAPNLPLVVGNYDLLLQVLANLVGNALKFTEAGGKVAIRTYQLDPKSNSHNHSATVRVEIADTGIGIAPEDQQAIFDRFFRVENRVHTLEGTGLGLSIVRNIMERHHSQVNLVSEVGVGTTFWFDLGVFNEEVKPHTGH; this comes from the coding sequence ATGCTGGCTCCTTTGAAAACAATCCGAGAAGCGATCGCCAATTGGTGGTCAGATTTTACCCTCCAGACTAAGTTATTGGCTGTGGCTACGTTGGTGGTTTCACTAGTGATGAGTGGCCTCACCTTCTGGGCAGTGAATACAATTCAGCAAGATGCGCGGATGAATGATACCCGCTTCGGTCGTGACTTGGGACTACTATTGGCGGCCAATGTCGCCCCCCTAGTTGCTGACAAAAATTTCACCGAAGTTTCCCTGTTCTCGCAGCGCTTCTACAGCAGCACGTCTAGTGTGCGTTACATGCTCTACGCCAATGAAACGGGAGAAATTTTTCTGGGGATTCCTTTTTTAGATCAAGAGGTGGAAAACTCCCTCACCATTGAACGACGGATACAACTGCCAGAAGACTATCCTGGTGATGGGGAAAAACCGATGGTGCGGCAACATATGACCCCAGATGGAGCTGTCACCGATGTTTTTGTGCCCCTGATAGTTGATAAAAAATACTTGGGTGTGTTGGCAATTGGCATCAATCCCAACCAGACGGCTGTCATCTCGACAAATTTCACCCGTGACGTTACCATCGCCGTTTTTATCACAATTTGGGTAATGGTGATTTTGGCAGGGGTAATTAACGCTTTAACCATCACTAAGCCCATTAAAGAATTGCTGGTAGGAGTGAAAGAAATTGCTACCGGGAATTTTAAACAGCGGATTGACTTACCACTAGGAGGCGAACTAGGAGAGTTAATTTTAAGCTTTAATGACATGGCAGAGCGTCTAGAAAGCTATGAAGAGCAAAATATTGAGGAACTGACAGCAGAAAAGGCCAAACTCGAAACCCTAGTTTCGACTATAGCCGATGGCGCTGTGCTGATTGACAACAATATGCAGGTGATTTTGGTTAATCCCACAGCACGACGAATTTTTGCTTGGGAAGGAGTCGATGTTGTTGGTAGCAGTGTTTTATATCACTTGCCACCAGCCGTGCAAATGGAAATCACCCGTCCTTTATATGAAATGGCGGCAGGCGAATGTGACAGTGCTGAGTTTCGCATTTATCTCAATCAACCCACCCAACGGACTGTCCGCATTCTCTTAACTACAGTTCTGAACCTACAACGGGAAAGCATTAAAGGCATCGCCATAACTGTGCAAGATATCACCCGCGAGGTCGAACTCAATGAAGCCAAAAGCCAATTTATCAGCAACGTTTCTCACGAACTGCGAACACCCTTATTTAACATCAAATCTTTTATTGAAACGTTGCACGACTATGGCGAAGAATTGAGTATAGAAGAACGACAAGAATTTCTGCAAACTGTCAATTATGAAACCGATCGCCTCACCCGCTTAGTCAACGATGTTTTAGACTTGTCTAAACTAGAATCTGGCCGCAACTATAATTTCGATGGCGTGGATTTAGCACAAGCGATCGAGCAAACGCTGCGTACTTACCAACTTAATGCTAAAGATAAAGGTATTGAACTAATTCAGGAAGTTGCTCCTAACTTACCGCTAGTAGTCGGTAATTATGATTTGTTATTACAGGTATTAGCTAATTTAGTTGGTAATGCCCTTAAATTCACTGAAGCAGGTGGCAAAGTAGCCATCCGCACTTACCAACTAGATCCCAAATCCAACTCTCATAATCACTCAGCTACAGTCCGGGTAGAAATCGCCGATACTGGCATTGGCATTGCGCCAGAAGACCAACAAGCAATTTTTGACCGCTTTTTCCGTGTAGAAAACCGAGTTCATACCCTTGAAGGCACTGGTTTAGGTCTATCGATTGTCAGAAACATCATGGAACGACATCACAGTCAAGTCAATTTGGTGAGTGAAGTCGGCGTTGGGACTACTTTTTGGTTTGACTTAGGAGTGTTTAATGAAGAAGTTAAACCACATACAGGTCATTGA
- the dps gene encoding DNA starvation/stationary phase protection protein Dps, with protein sequence MSENTISSRLYPTRIDIPAEARVQIVVLLNQTLAATLDLKTQAKQAHWNVKGTDFYQLHELFDELAGELEEYVDLLAERITALGGYALGTARAAASNSILPEYPFDILDGKEHVTALADRFAPYAKHIRQAIGKTDDLGDADTADIYTEISRTIDKRLWFLEAHLQVSEIKENNGTAVTTSKQPAAVK encoded by the coding sequence ATGAGCGAGAACACAATCTCATCACGTCTGTACCCTACTCGTATCGACATTCCCGCCGAAGCGCGAGTGCAAATCGTCGTGCTTCTCAACCAAACTTTGGCAGCTACTTTGGATTTGAAAACTCAGGCGAAGCAAGCCCATTGGAATGTCAAAGGCACAGACTTTTATCAGTTACATGAACTGTTTGACGAACTAGCTGGTGAATTGGAAGAATACGTCGATCTATTGGCTGAAAGAATCACTGCTTTGGGTGGGTATGCTTTAGGAACAGCTCGCGCCGCTGCTAGCAATTCCATCTTACCAGAATATCCCTTTGACATTTTGGATGGCAAAGAGCATGTAACAGCGTTAGCAGATCGCTTTGCACCCTATGCTAAACACATCCGTCAAGCGATCGGCAAAACCGATGATTTAGGTGACGCCGACACAGCTGATATTTACACCGAAATTTCTCGCACCATTGACAAAAGACTCTGGTTCTTAGAAGCTCATCTGCAAGTTTCAGAAATCAAGGAAAATAACGGTACAGCAGTTACCACTAGTAAACAGCCCGCTGCTGTCAAATAA
- a CDS encoding zinc ribbon domain-containing protein yields MPTVSCPRCHQLVDRQAINCPYCRITLKAYGHPGIPLHRATGDGYLCDRCVYHEDDTCNFPQRPYAKDCTLYQNIEQSKLESQQQAYTLSFGATVKSWIQRHQTWFLLLGLLFICFLVVLSGR; encoded by the coding sequence GTGCCTACTGTATCTTGTCCTCGCTGCCATCAATTAGTTGATCGTCAAGCTATTAATTGTCCTTATTGCCGTATAACGCTCAAAGCTTACGGGCATCCCGGTATTCCATTGCACCGTGCTACTGGGGATGGGTATTTGTGCGATCGCTGTGTTTATCATGAAGATGATACTTGTAATTTTCCTCAACGTCCCTACGCTAAAGACTGTACTCTTTACCAAAATATTGAACAGAGCAAGTTAGAATCCCAACAGCAGGCTTACACTCTGAGCTTCGGTGCCACTGTGAAGAGTTGGATACAACGCCATCAGACTTGGTTCTTACTACTGGGTTTATTATTTATTTGTTTTCTGGTTGTGCTATCGGGGAGATAG
- a CDS encoding HlyD family efflux transporter periplasmic adaptor subunit: MKTFYGGTDTSVKSVNVTPKEEAVDVHQASLPAATQTGNWSTSLQTVLDYPPSSLPYQVVIGGIIFGIAVVTWSMLGSMNEVGKATGRLVPQGESYKIHPVVLGKIARINVKEGQAVKAGQLIAQLDKEIAFNEVERLAQERIAYQTQLIQTQALIDKTRLEAKMRVTIANAEVQGQVATIAQVGAKIQSQKEAIAQGKERAHTSQKLLQQLYTDAAAQKERLQRLKSLVRQGALSQDQLFQAQQNFGDRQRSITQQTGDIQQVIADSQRSQADLQQVLAESQQMQAELAQKQATGKTVQLQAEQTIQKLQVEKTQLQAKVQQTEKLIQQAKTQLMQLSLTAPVDGMLLSLNVRNRGEVVQPGQAIAELAPNTAPLILEAVLPTQEAGFVKVGHKAQIKFDAYPYQNYGIVAGKVISISPDSKPDERLGTVYRVGIALDRNYVKSNHQIIRYQAGQTATAEIIIRRRRIADIILDPIRQLREGGINL, translated from the coding sequence ATGAAGACTTTTTATGGAGGTACAGATACTTCCGTAAAATCTGTAAATGTAACTCCTAAAGAGGAGGCTGTTGATGTTCACCAAGCGAGTCTACCTGCTGCTACCCAAACAGGTAACTGGTCTACATCGTTACAAACAGTGCTGGACTATCCACCGTCATCACTTCCCTATCAAGTAGTTATAGGCGGAATCATCTTTGGTATAGCTGTTGTAACTTGGTCAATGTTGGGATCTATGAATGAGGTGGGTAAAGCTACAGGGCGATTGGTTCCTCAAGGAGAATCGTATAAAATTCATCCTGTTGTCTTGGGTAAAATTGCGCGGATTAATGTTAAGGAAGGTCAGGCAGTTAAAGCTGGACAGCTAATAGCACAATTGGATAAAGAAATAGCGTTCAATGAAGTGGAGCGATTGGCCCAAGAACGCATAGCTTACCAAACTCAATTGATCCAAACACAAGCCTTGATTGACAAAACCCGCTTGGAAGCGAAAATGCGTGTGACGATCGCCAATGCAGAGGTGCAGGGACAAGTAGCGACGATCGCCCAAGTTGGTGCAAAGATTCAAAGCCAAAAAGAGGCGATCGCTCAAGGTAAAGAAAGGGCCCATACTAGCCAAAAGCTACTACAACAATTGTATACAGACGCAGCTGCTCAAAAGGAGCGCTTGCAACGGTTAAAATCTCTGGTGCGACAAGGCGCGCTGTCCCAAGACCAACTGTTTCAAGCACAACAAAATTTTGGCGATCGTCAACGTAGCATCACTCAACAAACTGGTGACATCCAACAAGTCATAGCAGATTCCCAGCGATCGCAAGCCGACTTACAACAAGTTTTGGCAGAATCACAACAAATGCAGGCAGAGTTAGCCCAAAAACAAGCTACAGGTAAGACGGTGCAGTTACAAGCTGAACAGACAATTCAGAAACTGCAAGTAGAAAAAACTCAGTTGCAAGCCAAAGTCCAGCAGACTGAAAAACTGATACAGCAGGCGAAAACTCAGTTAATGCAACTTTCCCTCACTGCCCCCGTCGATGGGATGCTATTGTCGCTTAACGTCCGTAATCGTGGGGAAGTAGTGCAACCAGGACAAGCGATCGCCGAATTAGCTCCCAACACTGCACCGCTGATTCTAGAAGCTGTTTTACCCACCCAAGAAGCAGGCTTTGTCAAAGTCGGCCACAAAGCGCAAATCAAATTTGATGCTTACCCTTATCAAAATTACGGTATTGTTGCAGGCAAAGTTATCTCTATTTCCCCTGACAGTAAACCCGATGAGCGACTTGGGACGGTTTATCGGGTAGGAATTGCCCTAGATCGTAACTATGTCAAGTCAAATCATCAAATCATCAGATATCAAGCCGGTCAAACAGCAACTGCCGAAATTATCATTCGTCGCCGTCGCATTGCAGATATCATACTCGACCCCATTAGGCAACTGCGAGAAGGCGGGATCAACTTATAA
- a CDS encoding PAS domain S-box protein: MRLNDQLINLPNLDHVIDRSPLTISPDIYVVDAIALMGQARSDSLALNNFNSHLNPSIGSQPGTSYVLVVEGTQLLGIITEKDVVRIIASDINISGVKVSEVMTRQVVTLTQSDSQDVFTALLLLHQHQIRHLPIVDHQGQLLGIVTETNLLQAFDLVKMVSIIEVLQQHLQPTSELRPIHQYAEMHLHQQIEEVRHQAHYQLDQWAKEQSAELQLALEELQVAEEELRQQNEELAGAREVAELDRQRYQDLFEFAPHGYLVTDAAGIIKEANQAAAAILSVQEKYLVGKPLILFVAQEDRQFLMSQLNNEQRLQDWEIDLQPRGGEKFPARVRVAAVYEQEQLLGWRWLLCNISDVYNELRLRKQAEKALRHAHDELEVRVVERTAELFCVNARLQQEIIERQRVEQALRQSERLYRDLVESQTELVFRFDLQGRATFANLAASQTLGLSTDELRGQSIFQFVYPDDLPHVMQSIRTVASLPHSLRTSERRILTVNGVRWFEWNLTTIENHTGEVVEYQTVGRDITERKQIQEALRESEGKFRHFAENIHAVIWIASTDAFRILYVSPAYEDIWGRSCQSLREQPHTWIETVHPEDRDLVRVTVLEQHLSGEFAQVEYRILRPDGSIRWIWDRSFAIRNEQGQVYCYGSIAEDITERKQAEESLRQSEERLSLALESAGMGIWDWNLLTNEAIWSPNMGLVYGLPSSSLYSHNIEDFLNLIHPEDQQSLSQMIARSIEEAAEYAIEFRVIWPDNSVHWLNSRGQVYYNELGQPLRMIGTTRDITERKQAEQKIREQAALLDIATDAIMVRDLQTKILFWNKGAERLYGWQEQEALGSHVSELLYKENSPELQAALKNVMEHGSWQGELKKLQKSGAEAIVESRWTLVRNAMGQPTSILSVDTDITEKKQLETQFLRAQRMESLGTLAGGIAHDLNNILTPILAASQLLNLKYVPDEERYQQLRDIIESNAKRGAALVKQVLSFARGFQGERTIVQIKHLISEITQIAQQTFPKSIEFSISVPESLNAVYGDATQLHQVLMNLVVNARDAMPEGGNIRIVAENMFIDEAYAKMHLDAQVGHYIVVKIVDTGVGMTPEVLDRIFEPFFTTKDVGRGTGLGLSTVLGIIKSHGGFVNVSSQIEQGSQFMLFLPAVEATQEPNAEDLKLPKGNGELILVVDDESQIREIATIILENNHYRTLTAGNGIEAIAMYAQHKHQIRAVLMDMMMPEMDGIAAIRTLQKMNPLVKIIASSGLNSHESFSQTAGLEIAAVLSKPYTANELLNRLHQILTAGNRQ, from the coding sequence ATGCGATTAAACGATCAGCTAATTAATTTGCCCAACTTAGATCATGTTATAGACCGTTCTCCTTTAACGATTAGCCCTGATATTTATGTAGTCGATGCTATTGCCTTGATGGGTCAGGCACGGAGTGATAGTTTAGCATTGAATAACTTCAATTCACACTTAAATCCCAGTATTGGGAGTCAGCCAGGGACTAGCTATGTACTGGTGGTGGAGGGAACACAATTATTAGGAATAATTACAGAAAAAGACGTAGTTAGAATCATCGCTTCAGACATAAATATATCTGGGGTAAAAGTATCTGAGGTAATGACCCGCCAAGTAGTTACCCTCACACAATCAGACTCTCAGGATGTTTTTACAGCTTTGTTGTTATTACATCAGCATCAGATTCGCCATTTACCTATTGTGGATCATCAAGGGCAATTGCTAGGGATAGTCACTGAGACTAATTTGCTACAAGCATTTGACCTAGTAAAAATGGTTAGTATCATTGAAGTCTTACAGCAACATTTACAACCGACAAGTGAATTAAGACCAATCCACCAATACGCTGAAATGCATCTACACCAGCAGATAGAGGAGGTGCGTCACCAAGCTCATTATCAGTTAGATCAATGGGCTAAGGAACAATCTGCTGAACTCCAGCTAGCTCTAGAAGAACTCCAGGTCGCTGAAGAGGAACTGCGTCAACAAAATGAAGAACTAGCTGGAGCCCGTGAAGTAGCAGAATTGGATCGCCAGCGATATCAGGATTTATTTGAATTTGCTCCTCATGGTTACTTAGTCACCGATGCCGCAGGTATCATTAAAGAGGCTAACCAAGCAGCAGCAGCCATACTTTCTGTGCAGGAAAAGTATTTGGTGGGTAAACCTCTAATCTTGTTTGTTGCTCAAGAAGACCGCCAGTTCTTGATGAGCCAATTGAACAATGAGCAGCGTTTACAGGATTGGGAAATTGACTTACAGCCGAGGGGAGGTGAAAAATTCCCTGCTAGGGTCAGGGTAGCTGCGGTATATGAACAGGAACAGCTGCTAGGTTGGCGTTGGTTATTGTGTAACATCAGCGATGTTTACAACGAACTTCGCTTACGCAAACAAGCAGAAAAAGCACTACGTCACGCCCATGATGAATTAGAAGTGCGGGTAGTAGAACGCACCGCCGAGCTTTTTTGTGTGAACGCACGCTTACAGCAGGAAATTATTGAACGCCAACGGGTCGAACAAGCTTTGAGGCAGAGTGAGAGACTCTATCGGGATTTGGTGGAAAGCCAAACAGAACTAGTGTTTCGATTTGATTTGCAGGGACGAGCTACCTTTGCCAATTTAGCAGCTAGCCAAACTTTGGGTTTATCAACAGATGAGTTGCGCGGTCAATCAATATTTCAGTTTGTCTATCCAGATGACTTGCCACATGTAATGCAAAGTATTAGAACTGTGGCATCCTTACCCCATTCATTGAGAACTAGTGAGCGCCGGATATTAACAGTTAATGGTGTCCGCTGGTTTGAATGGAACCTGACTACAATTGAGAATCATACAGGTGAGGTTGTTGAGTACCAAACAGTAGGAAGAGATATCACCGAGCGCAAGCAAATACAGGAAGCGCTGCGGGAGAGTGAGGGGAAATTTCGCCATTTCGCCGAGAATATCCACGCAGTTATCTGGATTGCCAGCACAGATGCATTCCGAATCTTGTATGTTAGTCCTGCTTATGAAGATATTTGGGGGCGATCCTGTCAAAGTTTGCGTGAGCAGCCCCATACTTGGATAGAAACAGTGCATCCAGAGGATCGTGATCTGGTTAGGGTGACAGTATTAGAGCAACATTTGAGTGGTGAGTTTGCTCAAGTAGAATATCGGATTCTACGACCTGATGGATCAATACGCTGGATCTGGGATCGGAGCTTTGCAATCCGCAATGAGCAAGGACAAGTTTACTGCTATGGCAGCATTGCTGAAGATATCACAGAACGTAAGCAGGCAGAAGAGTCACTACGGCAAAGTGAAGAACGACTAAGTTTAGCTTTAGAGTCTGCTGGTATGGGGATATGGGATTGGAACCTCCTCACCAACGAAGCTATTTGGTCTCCCAATATGGGTTTAGTATATGGTCTACCGAGCAGCTCCTTGTATTCCCACAATATTGAAGACTTTCTCAATCTCATCCATCCTGAAGACCAGCAATCTTTGTCTCAAATGATAGCTCGCAGTATTGAAGAAGCCGCCGAATATGCAATTGAGTTTCGGGTCATTTGGCCAGATAACAGCGTCCACTGGTTAAATAGCAGGGGTCAGGTTTACTATAACGAACTTGGTCAGCCGCTACGAATGATTGGTACTACTAGGGATATCACAGAACGTAAGCAGGCAGAACAAAAAATCCGCGAACAAGCAGCACTACTTGATATTGCCACCGACGCGATTATGGTGCGAGATTTGCAGACCAAAATTTTATTCTGGAATAAAGGTGCAGAGCGTCTGTATGGTTGGCAGGAGCAAGAGGCTTTGGGAAGCCACGTCAGCGAACTTTTGTACAAAGAAAATTCGCCCGAACTGCAAGCAGCTTTGAAAAATGTCATGGAACATGGCTCTTGGCAAGGTGAGTTGAAAAAGTTACAAAAATCTGGTGCGGAAGCGATTGTAGAAAGTCGCTGGACACTAGTGCGTAATGCTATGGGTCAACCTACATCTATTCTCTCTGTTGACACAGACATCACAGAAAAAAAACAGCTCGAAACACAATTTTTGCGTGCCCAACGAATGGAAAGTCTGGGAACTTTAGCAGGGGGTATTGCTCATGACTTAAACAATATATTGACACCAATTTTGGCAGCATCACAACTACTAAATTTAAAGTATGTCCCAGACGAAGAGCGTTATCAACAGTTGCGAGATATTATTGAAAGCAACGCTAAACGCGGAGCAGCTTTAGTCAAGCAGGTGTTGTCGTTTGCACGAGGCTTTCAAGGAGAACGCACCATTGTTCAAATCAAGCATCTGATTTCAGAAATTACCCAAATTGCCCAGCAGACATTCCCGAAATCTATCGAATTTTCCATAAGCGTCCCAGAATCATTGAATGCTGTCTATGGTGATGCTACACAACTGCACCAAGTGCTGATGAACTTAGTAGTCAACGCCCGTGATGCAATGCCAGAAGGGGGTAACATCAGAATCGTGGCAGAGAATATGTTCATCGATGAAGCCTATGCCAAAATGCATCTCGATGCTCAAGTCGGGCATTACATTGTTGTGAAAATCGTGGATACGGGAGTAGGGATGACTCCAGAAGTATTAGACCGAATTTTTGAGCCATTTTTTACTACAAAAGATGTCGGTAGAGGTACAGGACTCGGTCTTTCAACTGTGTTAGGCATTATTAAAAGCCACGGTGGTTTTGTTAATGTGTCTAGCCAAATTGAACAAGGCAGCCAATTTATGCTGTTCTTGCCAGCTGTAGAGGCAACTCAAGAGCCAAACGCAGAAGATTTAAAATTGCCGAAAGGAAATGGTGAATTAATTCTAGTCGTGGATGATGAGTCTCAAATTCGCGAGATTGCCACAATTATCCTCGAAAATAACCACTATCGGACTCTCACGGCGGGTAATGGCATCGAAGCGATCGCTATGTATGCCCAGCACAAACATCAAATCCGTGCAGTATTAATGGATATGATGATGCCAGAAATGGACGGGATTGCTGCTATTCGTACCCTGCAAAAAATGAATCCACTGGTGAAAATTATTGCCTCTAGCGGACTGAACTCACATGAGTCGTTTTCTCAAACTGCTGGACTGGAAATTGCAGCCGTTTTGTCGAAGCCCTATACAGCTAATGAATTATTAAACAGGCTGCACCAAATACTTACAGCAGGCAATAGGCAATAG
- a CDS encoding HetP family heterocyst commitment protein → MSSSQKNFHKAISPEQLNQIVEAVADGRYSWACVLILRFVGYNPLHFIPQRTYSRLMKENSQMQNTSLSANRNTQASIPSSVNSANNRTSSQVLSKINDLDYLETSDKKQARLQGGNRPYHLENKTTQVYVLDSYRPHK, encoded by the coding sequence ATGTCTTCTTCTCAAAAAAACTTCCATAAAGCTATCAGTCCAGAACAATTAAATCAGATTGTTGAAGCTGTTGCTGATGGCAGATATTCCTGGGCTTGTGTACTGATTTTACGTTTTGTTGGTTACAATCCACTCCACTTTATTCCCCAACGAACTTATAGTCGTTTAATGAAGGAAAATAGCCAAATGCAAAACACATCTTTATCCGCTAACAGAAATACACAAGCAAGTATTCCCTCCTCTGTGAATAGCGCTAACAACCGAACTTCATCACAGGTTTTAAGCAAAATCAATGACCTGGATTATTTAGAAACATCTGATAAAAAACAAGCCCGTCTTCAAGGAGGAAATAGACCATATCACTTGGAAAATAAGACCACACAAGTCTATGTATTAGATTCTTATAGACCACACAAATAA
- a CDS encoding pirin family protein, with protein MSQNTKTHLIHDRNARGHAQIGWLDSYHTFSFGSFYDPNRMGFRSLRVINDDRIAPGAGFPTHSHRDMEILTYVLEGAVEHKDSLGTGSVIRPGDAQVMSAGTGISHSEFNPSPTEALHLLQIWILPDQEGLAPRYEQKAFSREEKLGKLRLIAAKDGRDGAVTIHQDVDLYTSVLESGDVVNYHVKRDRYAWLQIAKGIASLNGEELRAGDGVQISQEEQLEISTNIGAEILLFDLA; from the coding sequence ATGTCTCAAAATACAAAAACTCACCTAATTCATGATAGAAATGCCCGTGGTCATGCTCAAATTGGTTGGCTTGATAGTTACCACACATTTTCCTTCGGTAGTTTTTACGATCCTAACCGTATGGGATTTCGTTCTCTGCGAGTCATCAACGACGATCGCATTGCTCCAGGTGCAGGATTTCCGACCCACAGTCATCGCGATATGGAAATTCTCACTTATGTCTTAGAAGGTGCAGTAGAACACAAAGATAGTTTAGGTACTGGCTCGGTGATTCGCCCTGGTGATGCCCAAGTTATGAGTGCGGGTACTGGTATCAGTCACAGCGAATTTAATCCCTCACCAACGGAAGCCCTGCATCTATTACAAATTTGGATTCTTCCTGACCAAGAAGGTTTAGCACCCAGGTACGAACAAAAAGCTTTCTCTAGAGAAGAAAAGCTTGGCAAACTCCGCTTAATTGCTGCCAAAGATGGACGTGATGGCGCTGTGACAATTCACCAAGATGTTGATTTATACACATCTGTTTTAGAAAGTGGTGATGTTGTTAATTATCATGTCAAGCGCGATCGCTATGCCTGGTTGCAAATAGCCAAAGGTATAGCATCCTTGAATGGTGAAGAACTCAGAGCCGGTGATGGAGTGCAAATCAGCCAAGAAGAACAACTCGAAATCAGTACGAACATTGGTGCGGAAATCTTGCTGTTTGATTTGGCGTGA